In Tepidimicrobium xylanilyticum, one DNA window encodes the following:
- a CDS encoding S8 family serine peptidase, whose amino-acid sequence MPKNRRTVKILSLLIAMILVLGNVTSLVHAKEQNLSTVKEDLKLEAANKVTKEVREDFKKGDLVEVLVYMKDQADVMNVAKATEVSLLSKMTPYSTKMEVRKAVTEALRDKADMTQSKLIKYLEQEKEKGNVEEFKSFHIVNMVFVKATPEVVENISFMNEVGKIYKNKIHKLEYIKETRADGKINLDYTEPQWNIIRVGADQVWNMGIDGTGTVVGLIDSGADWTHPALRNKWRGYDPNTGKVVEPEKSWIDLQYRASLPEDSDTHGTHVLGTILGREPNGSNPIGVAPGARWIAARVFDRSGYTTDRILLDAAEWMLHPGGDPTAAPDVVNNSWGGPGGIDDWYRDAVRAWRAAKIFPVFSAGNQRPGEPLPWPGSISNPANYPESYAVAAVDRYDKRASFSKLGPSPYDEILIKPNISAPGVNIYSSIPGGYTGGYSGTSMSAPHVSGTVALLLSANNSLNLGDIENILANTADPLTDNTYRKSPNFGYGYGMVNAFKAVSEVVTGIGVVEGKVLKEGEDLEDVSIIHEQEITEAFVGSEIEIEARLIDDVAVTEAELLVKPAGKSYWFMIPMNRISGDHKDGIYKGIISSDMLIGDSITYKIKAVDYAGVAVVSEDYGIDIRFGVVPDEYVQGFEKNALGWKFNGSWQWGKATGSDPTPYEGEGLAGTVLGGNYSNNADDWLITPPIDLRDTSLPSASLRFHHWYRLENNYDKGYVYVSNDYGENWNQVTTITGSSASWKELVINLNDYIGSTNPVFVGFRLTSDGSSNYEGWYIDNVRLLGPDSEAPQVPTDFKAKAGMAGIELTWIPSPDGDMSHYNVYRAEEADGEYVKIGETVATTYLDMDVVGNKTYYYKINAEDTSGNVSDFTGAVQATALEITILYSSDFEEDDGGFVIGGTNSCWEWGIPTSGPNSAASGEKVWATNLSGDYYTNSDAYIESPEIVIPEDQMPYLSFKHWYHTENNYDYGYVQISKDDGATWTNLTGKITNVSNGWVAEEIPLTEYRGDTIKIRFKFYSDYSIVRSGWYIDDVIVSGVNYEPPTEEVIAYDDGIADDALVLVSAGNGCAVRFTPSQNGKLMGASIYLWDDDWPTPGGNRLGFEVYEVNDDGSISKFGETLYIDNLIRGDWNYIDLSNYDFFTDKDFFISTMQDTIGDYVPGTGLDTNSLHGNRAYLNVGGEMYPLADEGFEGVFMIRAHIDYTQTPSETGKVKTVKAISRNASKSVESNNKGIMNVFSKELVKEVDPSFRIGSRVSSVIKHEKVEDKVINKIPQARGGGIPIEDAVVTVLETGKSIKVDPITGEFSMRLPTGQYTLRAEAYGYYSQDSQMTVVEDEIARQTFILEEKPRGSITGRVIDRYYKNPASYALIRVVEDPRIEKVAADEDGYFTIPDVLVGTYTLKVVADGFTSGEFTVTVEADQVTEVELGLQRFVGYDDEIAYDDGTAENALVLNNAPNGLAVRFTPSQYGKVKGVNIFFWGNDWPTPGGNRIGFAIYDINENGEPIKVGDTIFVDDVVRGQWNYIDLSSIGFSTDRDYFISTIQDQAGSYCPGTGVDTSSPHGDRSYMNIDGEFQLISSEGVEGALMIRAIMEYSVSTPVITNLEEINYTNKDSITVEGMLSSEGKINIYVNDEKVASSNTENNRFAIEVELPLESNQIMATAEMDGIETEPSKLVTVIKDKVVPVLEVVEPEDNKKINAEVVHIRGNVRDNIGIKKLLINDKEITIDEDGNFHERSLVEQGENIIVVKAVDLAGNETVVERRVIVDLGLPVITNIEPSEDIELMAGDVLTVSFNAPTGGSGYFRLLLPTLSMTETTGIPMIEVDGLYTGTWTIPEGVIAKGIEIQVVYISPFGTEVTAIAEGKLNIIPEPEEITITNIEPSEDVELKAGDVLTVSFNAPIGGSGYFRLLVPSLNTAEDIGIPMVEENGLYTGTWTVPEGVVAKDLQVEVIYISSEGIRINGIAEGRVTILGNMGDLPNNSVIADNNAYDSDYLNSNAEAQLVLIEWLNAGNETYMKVDGNIVNEYGEIVGEGVLPNTIIYYDRDGNTKVYIK is encoded by the coding sequence ATGCCGAAGAACAGAAGAACTGTAAAGATATTGTCCCTGCTTATTGCCATGATTTTGGTATTGGGCAATGTGACATCTTTAGTCCATGCAAAAGAACAAAATTTATCTACAGTCAAGGAGGATTTAAAACTAGAAGCAGCAAATAAGGTGACTAAGGAAGTAAGGGAAGACTTTAAAAAGGGAGATCTAGTTGAAGTATTGGTGTATATGAAAGATCAGGCTGATGTGATGAATGTGGCTAAGGCTACAGAAGTTTCATTGTTATCTAAGATGACTCCTTATAGCACAAAGATGGAAGTAAGAAAAGCGGTTACGGAAGCTCTAAGGGATAAAGCAGATATGACTCAATCCAAATTAATCAAATATTTAGAACAGGAAAAGGAAAAGGGTAATGTAGAAGAATTTAAATCATTCCATATTGTGAACATGGTATTTGTAAAAGCCACACCAGAAGTAGTAGAGAATATTTCCTTCATGAATGAAGTAGGAAAGATTTACAAAAATAAAATTCATAAGCTAGAGTATATTAAGGAAACTAGAGCAGATGGAAAAATCAATCTAGATTACACAGAACCTCAATGGAATATAATAAGAGTTGGTGCAGATCAGGTTTGGAATATGGGAATTGATGGTACAGGTACTGTAGTAGGTTTAATAGATTCAGGAGCGGATTGGACTCATCCAGCCCTTCGTAATAAATGGAGGGGATATGACCCTAATACAGGTAAAGTAGTAGAGCCAGAGAAGAGCTGGATAGACCTACAATACAGAGCTAGTTTACCAGAGGATTCAGATACCCATGGAACTCACGTATTGGGTACCATATTAGGACGAGAACCAAATGGCTCTAATCCAATAGGGGTAGCACCTGGGGCCAGATGGATAGCTGCCAGGGTATTCGATAGATCTGGATATACAACGGATCGAATTTTGCTTGATGCAGCCGAATGGATGCTACATCCAGGTGGAGATCCAACTGCAGCTCCAGATGTAGTGAACAATTCCTGGGGAGGACCAGGAGGGATTGACGACTGGTACAGGGATGCTGTAAGAGCATGGCGCGCAGCTAAAATATTCCCAGTATTTTCAGCAGGGAATCAAAGACCTGGAGAACCATTGCCATGGCCAGGTTCAATTTCAAATCCAGCAAATTATCCCGAATCCTATGCAGTAGCAGCAGTAGATAGATATGATAAAAGGGCAAGCTTCTCTAAATTAGGACCATCTCCTTATGATGAAATTTTGATTAAACCAAATATATCTGCTCCGGGAGTAAATATTTATTCATCTATACCAGGAGGATACACTGGAGGTTATTCGGGAACATCTATGTCAGCTCCACATGTTAGTGGAACGGTGGCTCTATTATTATCTGCAAACAATTCATTGAATTTAGGGGATATTGAAAACATCTTAGCTAATACAGCAGACCCACTAACAGACAATACCTATCGCAAGTCGCCTAACTTTGGATATGGATATGGTATGGTAAATGCTTTCAAAGCTGTATCTGAAGTGGTAACAGGAATAGGAGTAGTAGAAGGTAAAGTATTAAAAGAAGGTGAAGATTTAGAAGATGTAAGTATTATCCACGAACAGGAAATTACTGAAGCTTTTGTTGGTTCTGAGATAGAAATAGAAGCTCGATTAATAGACGATGTAGCTGTAACAGAAGCAGAACTATTGGTGAAACCTGCAGGCAAATCCTATTGGTTCATGATACCAATGAATAGGATATCAGGTGACCATAAAGATGGAATATATAAAGGGATAATAAGTTCTGACATGTTGATAGGTGATAGCATAACATACAAGATAAAGGCTGTAGATTATGCTGGAGTAGCAGTAGTATCCGAGGATTATGGAATAGATATAAGATTTGGAGTAGTTCCAGATGAATACGTCCAAGGATTTGAAAAGAACGCATTAGGCTGGAAGTTTAATGGTAGCTGGCAATGGGGTAAAGCCACAGGTTCAGACCCAACACCCTATGAGGGAGAAGGTCTAGCGGGTACAGTCTTGGGTGGAAATTATAGTAACAATGCAGATGATTGGTTAATTACTCCTCCAATAGATTTAAGGGATACTTCTCTGCCATCTGCGTCCTTAAGATTTCATCACTGGTATCGATTGGAAAATAATTATGATAAAGGCTATGTATATGTATCTAACGACTATGGTGAGAACTGGAATCAAGTTACCACTATTACTGGATCTTCCGCTAGCTGGAAGGAGCTAGTTATAAATCTAAATGATTATATTGGATCCACAAATCCAGTGTTTGTAGGATTCAGGCTTACAAGTGATGGTTCATCAAATTATGAGGGCTGGTACATTGACAATGTGAGATTATTAGGTCCCGATTCAGAAGCTCCTCAAGTTCCAACAGATTTCAAAGCTAAAGCAGGCATGGCAGGTATTGAATTGACATGGATTCCTTCTCCAGATGGAGATATGTCTCACTATAATGTTTATAGGGCAGAAGAAGCTGATGGGGAATATGTAAAAATAGGAGAAACTGTTGCAACTACCTATTTGGATATGGATGTAGTTGGAAATAAGACCTATTACTATAAGATCAATGCAGAAGATACCTCGGGCAATGTTAGCGATTTTACTGGAGCAGTACAAGCTACTGCTCTAGAAATTACCATATTATATAGCTCAGATTTTGAAGAAGATGATGGCGGATTTGTTATAGGCGGAACTAATAGCTGTTGGGAGTGGGGAATACCAACATCTGGACCAAATTCAGCAGCATCTGGTGAAAAGGTATGGGCTACCAATCTTTCAGGGGATTATTATACTAATAGTGATGCTTATATAGAAAGTCCAGAAATAGTTATTCCAGAAGATCAAATGCCATATTTATCCTTCAAACATTGGTATCATACTGAGAACAACTATGATTACGGCTATGTCCAAATTTCAAAGGATGATGGAGCTACTTGGACCAATTTAACAGGTAAGATTACCAACGTAAGCAATGGCTGGGTAGCAGAAGAAATACCGTTAACAGAATACCGGGGCGATACTATAAAGATTAGATTCAAATTCTACTCGGATTATTCAATAGTCCGCAGTGGTTGGTATATAGACGATGTAATCGTATCAGGAGTAAATTATGAACCTCCAACTGAAGAAGTGATTGCCTATGATGATGGAATAGCAGACGATGCTTTGGTATTGGTTTCAGCGGGTAATGGCTGTGCGGTAAGATTTACTCCAAGTCAAAATGGGAAATTGATGGGAGCAAGCATTTACTTATGGGATGATGATTGGCCAACACCTGGTGGCAATAGATTAGGCTTTGAAGTTTATGAAGTCAATGATGATGGAAGTATATCCAAGTTTGGAGAAACATTGTACATTGATAATTTAATTAGGGGAGATTGGAACTATATAGACCTCTCGAATTATGACTTCTTTACAGATAAGGATTTCTTTATTTCCACAATGCAAGATACTATAGGAGATTATGTACCCGGCACTGGATTAGATACCAATTCTCTTCATGGAAATAGAGCTTATTTAAACGTTGGTGGAGAAATGTACCCACTTGCTGATGAAGGATTTGAAGGAGTATTCATGATTAGGGCTCATATAGACTATACTCAAACTCCATCAGAGACTGGTAAAGTTAAAACTGTTAAAGCGATTTCAAGGAATGCATCCAAATCGGTTGAAAGCAATAATAAAGGCATAATGAATGTTTTTTCAAAGGAATTGGTTAAAGAAGTAGATCCAAGCTTTAGAATTGGAAGTAGAGTATCGTCTGTAATTAAGCATGAGAAAGTAGAAGATAAAGTTATAAACAAAATACCACAGGCTAGAGGTGGAGGAATTCCAATAGAGGATGCAGTAGTAACGGTACTAGAAACTGGAAAGAGCATAAAAGTCGATCCTATAACTGGCGAGTTTTCCATGAGATTACCAACAGGGCAATATACTCTAAGGGCAGAAGCCTATGGGTACTATTCACAGGATAGCCAAATGACGGTAGTAGAAGATGAAATAGCAAGGCAAACCTTCATTCTAGAGGAAAAGCCAAGAGGAAGTATAACTGGTAGGGTAATAGATAGATATTACAAAAATCCTGCTTCCTATGCATTGATAAGAGTTGTTGAGGATCCTAGGATAGAAAAGGTAGCTGCAGATGAAGATGGGTACTTTACAATACCAGATGTACTAGTAGGTACCTATACCCTAAAGGTAGTAGCTGATGGATTTACATCAGGAGAATTTACAGTAACAGTTGAAGCAGACCAAGTAACTGAAGTGGAATTAGGTTTACAAAGATTTGTCGGATATGATGATGAAATAGCTTATGATGATGGTACAGCAGAAAATGCTTTGGTATTAAACAATGCACCAAATGGATTGGCAGTAAGATTCACCCCGTCCCAGTATGGAAAGGTTAAGGGAGTAAATATATTCTTCTGGGGTAATGACTGGCCAACGCCAGGAGGCAATAGAATAGGGTTTGCCATATACGATATAAATGAGAATGGAGAGCCAATTAAAGTTGGAGACACCATATTTGTAGATGATGTGGTAAGGGGACAATGGAACTATATAGACCTATCTAGCATCGGATTTTCTACAGATAGGGATTACTTCATATCGACAATACAGGATCAAGCAGGTAGTTACTGTCCAGGAACGGGAGTAGATACCAGCTCACCTCATGGAGATAGGTCCTATATGAACATAGATGGAGAATTCCAGCTTATATCCAGTGAAGGGGTAGAAGGAGCTCTAATGATAAGAGCTATAATGGAATACTCTGTATCAACACCAGTAATAACCAATTTAGAGGAGATTAACTACACTAATAAAGATAGTATAACAGTAGAAGGAATGTTATCATCAGAAGGAAAGATAAACATATATGTGAATGATGAAAAGGTAGCAAGCAGCAACACAGAGAACAATCGATTTGCAATAGAAGTGGAACTACCACTGGAAAGCAACCAAATTATGGCGACAGCTGAAATGGATGGAATAGAAACTGAACCATCTAAGCTGGTAACAGTAATAAAAGACAAGGTAGTACCAGTATTAGAAGTAGTTGAACCGGAAGATAATAAGAAGATTAATGCAGAAGTAGTCCATATAAGGGGAAATGTCCGAGATAATATAGGAATTAAAAAATTATTGATAAATGATAAAGAAATAACAATAGATGAAGATGGCAACTTCCATGAAAGATCACTAGTAGAACAAGGTGAAAATATAATAGTTGTGAAAGCGGTGGATTTAGCTGGAAATGAAACTGTAGTTGAAAGAAGAGTAATAGTAGATTTGGGATTGCCTGTTATTACAAATATAGAACCATCTGAAGATATAGAATTGATGGCTGGGGATGTACTAACCGTAAGCTTCAATGCACCAACAGGAGGTTCTGGATACTTTAGGCTATTGCTGCCAACATTAAGCATGACCGAAACCACAGGAATACCAATGATAGAAGTAGATGGACTATATACTGGAACTTGGACTATACCTGAGGGAGTAATTGCCAAAGGAATAGAAATCCAAGTAGTCTATATTAGCCCCTTTGGAACTGAGGTGACAGCAATAGCTGAAGGTAAGCTGAACATTATACCAG
- a CDS encoding S8 family serine peptidase: MKRTIKLLSILLILSLLLPGFTFAREYKQVELNDVQKKLYDDINKKFRSESDANINIPSDAQFFKDEDEVRIIVELESEPSIVYATKNKLSYENFSSAKSIEAKIEAEQEAVKKEIQINKVDMKFIHSFKTAFNGFSGKVKFGDIKLIEKIPSVKKVYIANEYERPDPEMISSNDMVGTRATWETGYKGEGTVIAIIDSGIDPNHRDMKLSEGIDPKLTREIVQDLITSKGLLGRYYTEKIPYGYNYYDLNHQIKDVGPAPSEHGMHVAGIAGANGDVENGGIKGVAPEAQLLAMKVFSNDPVYSSTFSDIYLLAIDEAVRLGADVLNMSLGSPAGFYLPDSAEAVALKNATDNGIVCSVSAGNAGQFTWGWTDTHLGYPIKENPDIGVVGVPGLNKDTIQVASIENTNQLVNTLTYEVDGEVRTAPILVAGNIEPWKVLQGPQKFADGGAGHPSELTQVEGKVALIVRGGDPAPFVEKIKNAQEAGAIGVIVRNHEAGGEGLVNMQTPDDVKIPAVFVGYKAGLELLELEEKYVTFTDELISVPNPTGGLMSDFTSWGTTASFELKPEITAPGGKIYSTLNDDRYGIASGTSMAAPHVAGGSALVMEYIKEHTLYRNLPLSEQSRLTKVLLMNTANIVLDDYGCEYSPRRQGAGLMDIYGAVTTPVRVVDADTKEAKVELKDFESTAFTMRFLAINDSGTDATYNVNVVVLKDYIYSYGDAELNLLSSDYIDAIVDSPDTITVPANDQIEFEVRVDIGSDPTIYRNMFVEGFVVLSDVNGNNPNLSVPYVGFYGNWGEPKIIDGMRFIDPVDSSYFQLSGMLYADLFGTAYYYNTPNRIYMSPGTIDGLIFGTDNVLPYMSFLRNAEFVNYRILDGEGNNLRNLYTSQYQRKNLIDNGRRSPTTLVMDAWWFGDINGEIVPDGDYIYEIEAKIHYDNASVQSKQIPIIVDTVVPEIVDLVFDRENNKVRFKVVEESSGVMGFLVYLNDELLDEEPVLIDEKESLYEIGLDKLIGVNEVEVVVIDKAFNIGSGSITIAVDNEHPYIFLLKPLLLETFTDNNVLFEGYVANFHLLDKVLVDGQEAEIEYVENATITNPEDPTQLLYKGPAYKFKKVLVLEDGYHEIKVEAISKSGTNGGIARMFYVDTKAPELEVVVTNIDTEDLKAELNIRMFDELGNFVLYLGDSEIYRYEYPLLKVEPTEMITDYTVNLKEGENVFNFTLVDLGGHETKVQLAIDPTNLISNVQPSEDVILKAGDTLNISFNAPSGGKGYYKIMLPFGLENSLGTPMVEEKGLYSGTWIVPEGLAVSNLTVEVVYVDINERTHSKMAEGKITVVRDLRDLPGDTTIVGDEAYHVDYLNSNPKAQRRLIEWINGGKEVYIKPVDGRMVNLQGKDVSIEVLPERIIYYDVKGNITYYEK; this comes from the coding sequence TTGAAAAGAACCATTAAACTGTTATCCATCCTGTTAATACTTTCTTTACTTTTACCGGGTTTTACCTTCGCACGAGAATATAAACAGGTAGAATTAAATGATGTGCAAAAGAAACTGTACGATGATATAAATAAAAAATTTAGATCTGAATCTGATGCCAATATAAATATCCCATCTGATGCCCAGTTTTTTAAAGATGAGGATGAGGTTAGGATAATTGTTGAATTAGAATCTGAACCATCCATAGTATATGCAACTAAAAACAAGCTAAGTTATGAAAATTTTAGCTCAGCTAAAAGCATAGAAGCTAAAATTGAAGCAGAACAGGAAGCGGTGAAGAAAGAGATTCAAATCAATAAAGTGGACATGAAGTTTATCCACAGCTTTAAGACAGCCTTTAATGGATTCAGCGGAAAAGTTAAATTTGGCGATATTAAATTAATAGAGAAAATTCCATCAGTTAAAAAGGTATATATAGCTAATGAATATGAAAGGCCAGATCCTGAAATGATTTCTTCTAATGATATGGTTGGTACTAGGGCTACCTGGGAAACAGGATATAAAGGGGAAGGCACTGTAATAGCCATCATCGACAGTGGTATAGATCCAAATCATAGGGATATGAAGCTTAGCGAAGGCATTGATCCTAAACTAACTAGGGAAATTGTTCAAGACTTGATTACAAGCAAAGGATTACTAGGCCGTTACTATACTGAAAAGATTCCTTATGGATATAACTATTATGACTTGAATCATCAAATAAAAGACGTGGGTCCAGCACCTTCAGAACATGGAATGCACGTGGCTGGCATTGCAGGAGCTAATGGAGATGTAGAGAATGGAGGAATAAAAGGAGTTGCTCCAGAGGCTCAATTGCTTGCTATGAAGGTGTTTTCCAATGACCCAGTGTATAGTTCTACTTTTTCCGATATTTACTTACTTGCCATAGATGAAGCGGTAAGGTTAGGAGCAGATGTGCTTAATATGAGTTTGGGTTCACCAGCGGGTTTCTATTTACCAGATTCTGCGGAAGCTGTGGCTTTGAAGAATGCTACTGATAATGGTATAGTTTGCTCAGTATCAGCAGGTAATGCAGGACAATTTACTTGGGGATGGACTGATACCCATTTAGGCTATCCAATTAAGGAAAATCCTGATATAGGAGTAGTAGGGGTTCCAGGATTAAACAAGGATACAATACAAGTGGCTTCCATAGAGAATACAAATCAGCTAGTAAATACATTGACTTATGAGGTGGATGGGGAAGTTCGTACAGCTCCTATATTGGTAGCAGGAAATATAGAACCTTGGAAAGTATTGCAAGGGCCTCAGAAATTCGCAGATGGCGGAGCAGGTCATCCGTCAGAACTGACTCAGGTGGAAGGCAAAGTAGCTTTAATAGTTCGTGGTGGAGATCCTGCACCCTTCGTAGAAAAAATAAAGAATGCACAGGAGGCAGGAGCCATTGGTGTAATAGTTAGAAACCACGAAGCAGGTGGAGAAGGTTTAGTCAATATGCAAACTCCCGATGATGTGAAGATTCCTGCAGTATTTGTAGGCTATAAAGCAGGATTGGAATTATTAGAATTGGAGGAGAAATATGTAACCTTTACCGATGAATTAATATCCGTACCTAATCCGACGGGAGGATTGATGTCCGATTTCACTTCTTGGGGAACTACAGCTTCCTTTGAATTAAAACCAGAAATTACTGCCCCTGGTGGAAAAATCTATTCTACCTTGAATGATGATAGGTATGGTATAGCCAGCGGAACTTCCATGGCAGCACCCCATGTGGCAGGCGGGTCAGCGTTAGTTATGGAATATATTAAAGAACATACTTTATATAGGAACTTACCTTTATCAGAACAATCAAGGCTTACTAAAGTATTGTTGATGAATACTGCTAACATAGTATTAGATGATTATGGGTGTGAGTATTCGCCTAGAAGGCAAGGAGCTGGGCTAATGGATATTTATGGCGCAGTTACTACCCCAGTCCGAGTAGTGGATGCCGATACCAAAGAAGCTAAGGTGGAACTAAAGGATTTTGAATCTACAGCATTTACCATGCGATTTTTAGCTATAAATGATTCAGGTACAGATGCCACCTATAATGTAAATGTAGTGGTATTGAAAGATTATATCTACTCCTATGGAGATGCAGAACTTAATCTACTATCTTCCGATTACATTGATGCCATTGTGGATAGTCCAGATACCATTACTGTTCCCGCCAATGACCAAATAGAATTTGAAGTAAGGGTAGATATTGGATCTGATCCAACCATCTATAGGAATATGTTTGTGGAAGGATTTGTAGTTTTATCGGATGTAAATGGAAATAATCCAAATCTTTCCGTTCCTTATGTTGGATTTTATGGCAATTGGGGAGAACCAAAAATTATAGATGGAATGAGATTTATTGATCCAGTAGATTCATCTTATTTCCAATTATCAGGAATGCTTTATGCAGATCTATTTGGCACTGCATATTACTATAACACACCTAATAGAATCTATATGAGTCCTGGAACGATAGATGGACTCATATTTGGAACCGATAATGTACTACCCTATATGTCGTTCTTAAGAAATGCCGAATTCGTAAATTATAGGATATTAGATGGAGAAGGAAATAATTTAAGGAATTTATATACTAGCCAATATCAAAGAAAGAACCTAATAGATAACGGTAGAAGAAGTCCAACTACCTTGGTTATGGATGCTTGGTGGTTTGGCGATATTAATGGGGAGATAGTCCCAGATGGAGATTATATATATGAAATAGAAGCAAAGATTCACTATGATAATGCGTCAGTACAGTCAAAACAGATTCCAATAATTGTAGATACCGTTGTACCAGAAATAGTGGATCTGGTCTTTGACAGGGAAAACAATAAAGTTAGATTTAAGGTAGTTGAGGAAAGTTCCGGTGTCATGGGATTCTTAGTATATCTAAATGATGAACTATTAGATGAAGAACCAGTATTAATAGATGAAAAGGAATCCTTGTATGAAATAGGCCTAGATAAATTAATAGGAGTTAATGAGGTAGAAGTAGTCGTAATTGATAAAGCATTTAATATAGGTTCTGGAAGTATAACCATAGCTGTTGATAATGAACATCCATATATTTTCTTATTGAAACCATTATTACTCGAGACATTTACAGATAATAATGTACTATTTGAAGGTTATGTGGCAAACTTCCATCTACTAGACAAAGTCCTTGTAGATGGTCAAGAAGCTGAAATTGAGTATGTAGAAAATGCAACTATCACCAACCCAGAAGATCCAACTCAGTTATTGTATAAAGGTCCTGCATATAAGTTTAAAAAGGTGTTGGTATTAGAAGACGGCTATCATGAAATAAAAGTAGAAGCCATATCCAAATCAGGAACCAATGGTGGCATTGCAAGAATGTTCTATGTTGATACAAAAGCTCCAGAGTTGGAAGTAGTTGTTACCAACATAGATACAGAAGATTTAAAGGCAGAGCTTAATATTAGGATGTTTGATGAACTTGGAAACTTTGTATTATATCTAGGTGATAGTGAAATTTACAGATACGAATACCCATTATTAAAGGTGGAGCCTACGGAGATGATCACTGATTATACCGTAAATCTTAAAGAAGGAGAAAATGTATTTAATTTCACTCTAGTAGACCTAGGAGGTCATGAAACGAAGGTTCAATTGGCAATTGACCCTACTAACCTTATTTCAAATGTTCAACCATCTGAAGATGTAATATTAAAGGCTGGAGACACATTAAATATCAGTTTCAATGCTCCTAGTGGAGGGAAAGGATATTATAAGATAATGCTGCCATTTGGATTAGAAAACTCATTGGGAACTCCTATGGTTGAGGAAAAAGGCCTATATTCAGGGACTTGGATTGTACCGGAAGGATTAGCAGTTTCTAACCTAACGGTAGAAGTAGTATATGTAGACATTAATGAAAGAACTCATTCTAAGATGGCAGAGGGTAAAATTACTGTTGTAAGAGACTTGCGTGATTTACCAGGAGATACGACAATAGTAGGTGATGAGGCATACCATGTGGATTATCTGAATAGCAATCCAAAAGCACAAAGAAGGTTAATAGAATGGATCAATGGTGGGAAGGAAGTTTACATTAAGCCTGTTGATGGCAGAATGGTTAATTTACAAGGAAAGGATGTAAGCATAGAAGTATTACCAGAAAGGATAATCTACTACGATGTTAAGGGCAATATCACCTATTATGAAAAATAA
- a CDS encoding S-layer homology domain-containing protein codes for MSTLIVYAAVNDITGHWAQEVIQKWLDKRLASGYTDGTFRPNNPITRAEFMILVNNVFGFTNEKDIAFTDVNEGQWFYDTVRKAVAAGYIEGYSDGSLKPNNSITREEVATIIAKIMKLELNSSKTEIFADKEKINWSKGYIGAVVNKGLMKGYPDGTFRPQNNITRAEALYALNNIMKVGESEGIKVIAKQDLFGITYMHVIVDEKIKPIEVRADEQVLEYDVKDGRWKGTRLDLEIGDIIQIIIKGESGEERLFISIKAMEED; via the coding sequence ATGTCGACCTTAATAGTTTATGCAGCAGTAAATGATATAACTGGCCATTGGGCCCAGGAAGTAATTCAAAAGTGGTTGGATAAAAGACTAGCCAGTGGATATACCGATGGGACTTTTAGACCTAATAATCCGATTACAAGGGCTGAATTTATGATATTGGTAAACAATGTTTTTGGTTTTACTAATGAGAAGGATATAGCTTTTACCGATGTAAATGAAGGCCAATGGTTTTATGATACGGTAAGAAAAGCCGTAGCGGCAGGATATATAGAGGGTTATAGCGATGGAAGTTTAAAACCAAATAATTCAATTACCAGAGAGGAAGTGGCCACTATTATTGCTAAAATAATGAAGCTAGAATTAAATAGTTCTAAAACGGAGATTTTTGCAGATAAGGAAAAGATTAATTGGAGCAAAGGATATATTGGGGCTGTAGTAAATAAAGGGCTAATGAAAGGCTATCCCGATGGAACTTTTAGGCCGCAGAACAATATAACTCGTGCTGAAGCATTATATGCACTAAACAACATAATGAAAGTGGGAGAATCAGAAGGAATAAAGGTAATTGCCAAGCAAGACTTATTTGGAATTACCTATATGCACGTAATCGTAGATGAAAAAATTAAGCCAATAGAGGTAAGGGCAGATGAGCAAGTTTTAGAATATGATGTAAAGGATGGCAGATGGAAGGGTACTAGGCTAGATCTGGAGATTGGAGATATTATTCAAATAATAATTAAAGGGGAATCTGGGGAAGAAAGATTATTTATTTCAATAAAGGCTATGGAGGAAGATTAA